A window of the Desulfobacula toluolica Tol2 genome harbors these coding sequences:
- the mlaD gene encoding outer membrane lipid asymmetry maintenance protein MlaD produces the protein MYGRKTEISVGIFMMVGIACLVYLSVNLGNVDLFGSDSFMIDARFGSIEGLEVSASVEIAGVSVGKVKRITLEENEALVQMEIKNGTKITDDTIASIRTKGVIGDKFVKLSPGGSDDLLGDKDSLMDTESAISLEELVSKYIFKK, from the coding sequence ATGTATGGACGGAAAACAGAAATTTCAGTGGGTATCTTTATGATGGTGGGCATTGCCTGTCTTGTATATTTATCCGTTAATCTGGGCAATGTTGATCTTTTCGGGTCTGACTCTTTTATGATTGACGCAAGATTTGGTTCCATAGAAGGCCTTGAGGTCAGTGCATCAGTTGAGATTGCCGGGGTGTCGGTGGGAAAAGTAAAAAGAATTACCCTTGAAGAAAATGAAGCCCTTGTACAAATGGAAATTAAAAACGGGACGAAAATCACGGATGATACAATTGCTTCCATTCGTACAAAAGGAGTTATAGGAGACAAGTTTGTCAAATTATCCCCGGGAGGATCTGATGATCTGTTGGGAGATAAAGATTCTTTGATGGATACTGAGTCTGCCATCAGCCTGGAAGAATTGGTCAGCAAATATATTTTTAAAAAGTAG
- a CDS encoding PAS domain S-box protein, with amino-acid sequence MSSDRQKKNVICESLFKNSHAIMLIIDPESGSIIDANPAALKFYQYSKKELIGMNISKINTLSEQELKQEMENSKLEKRSYFNFHHRLKNGEIRDVEVYSGPVEFNNQKVLYSIVHDITEKNRAQDILKKSESTIRAMINATKSLVYLSDIEGNIINLNTPGALLFNNSPQEMIGKNLNAFFNEPDFSKLKLLMDEVTETHNPIIYQKEHRKRHYEVTLYPVFNKSNQVDRICVFANDITDLKTTEKVFAAIETAGGICNEMTQPLQIIIGNLELLKLNIKNDDPNRLFVNAMLSQAERLGAITKKLTHITRYETKKYTKGNIFDINKSSGIK; translated from the coding sequence ATGTCATCAGACCGACAAAAAAAAAATGTCATTTGTGAAAGCCTGTTTAAAAACTCCCATGCAATCATGTTGATCATAGACCCTGAATCCGGGTCAATTATTGATGCCAATCCTGCGGCGCTTAAATTTTATCAGTATTCAAAAAAAGAGCTGATAGGCATGAATATATCAAAAATCAACACCCTGTCTGAACAAGAACTAAAACAGGAAATGGAAAACAGCAAACTTGAAAAGCGCAGTTATTTCAATTTTCACCATCGGTTAAAAAATGGTGAGATCCGAGATGTTGAAGTTTACAGTGGACCTGTTGAATTTAATAATCAAAAGGTCTTGTATTCCATTGTCCATGACATCACCGAAAAAAATCGGGCTCAAGACATCCTGAAAAAAAGCGAGAGTACCATAAGGGCAATGATTAATGCCACAAAAAGCCTGGTTTACCTCTCCGATATAGAAGGCAATATTATCAACCTGAATACACCTGGAGCGTTGCTGTTTAACAACAGTCCCCAGGAGATGATTGGTAAAAATCTTAATGCTTTTTTCAATGAACCTGATTTTTCAAAACTCAAATTGCTTATGGATGAAGTCACTGAGACTCACAATCCCATCATTTATCAAAAAGAGCATCGCAAAAGACATTATGAAGTTACGCTGTACCCGGTTTTTAACAAATCAAATCAAGTGGACAGAATTTGTGTCTTTGCCAACGACATTACAGATTTAAAAACAACTGAAAAAGTATTTGCCGCCATAGAAACAGCTGGCGGAATCTGCAATGAAATGACTCAGCCTTTGCAGATTATTATCGGGAACCTGGAACTTCTCAAATTAAACATCAAAAATGATGATCCAAACAGACTCTTTGTCAATGCCATGTTATCCCAGGCGGAACGACTCGGGGCTATTACAAAGAAACTGACCCATATCACACGTTATGAAACAAAAAAATACACAAAAGGAAATATTTTTGATATCAATAAATCATCGGGAATCAAATGA
- a CDS encoding STAS domain-containing protein — protein sequence MNLKINSEEKNNIGVIIVEGEIDMFTSPGLRNKLLPYFKEKIKGIIVDLSGVLFMDSSGIATLVEGLQWSKKNNKDFILTGLGKNVLNSLSLTKLDNVFNIKKDFDDAYKILCKR from the coding sequence GTGAATCTTAAAATTAACAGTGAAGAAAAAAATAACATCGGTGTCATTATCGTTGAGGGTGAAATTGACATGTTTACCTCTCCTGGTTTGCGTAATAAACTTTTGCCTTACTTTAAAGAAAAAATTAAAGGAATTATTGTCGATCTTTCAGGTGTTTTGTTCATGGACAGTTCCGGTATTGCAACACTTGTTGAGGGACTTCAATGGAGCAAGAAAAATAATAAGGATTTTATCTTGACAGGGTTGGGGAAAAATGTGCTGAATTCACTTTCCCTGACAAAACTGGATAATGTGTTTAACATAAAAAAAGATTTTGATGATGCATATAAAATTTTGTGTAAACGTTAA
- a CDS encoding TIGR01777 family oxidoreductase, which produces MKKILITGASGFIGKRVARLFLSKGYFVTGLGTSKAHLFSRKSQRFEHRFEWVSADTTIEGKWQDHVAGSDIIINLAGRNIFRYWTKKYKQAIYDSRILTTRNIVNAIEPGKTHTLLTTSAVGIYGDRKEDVLTEKTEPGRGFLSDVCKDWEKEGLKARQKGVRVSVMRLGVVLGNEGALSLMTPAFKLFAGGPLGDGRQWFPWIHIKDLEKAVEFIVENSDIEGTFNFTGPTPVRQKHFAKALGRVLHRPAVIPAPAFMVRVVMGQLGKAFLQSQRAVPKHLAEVGYPFLFADVYTALNDILGK; this is translated from the coding sequence ATGAAAAAAATATTAATTACAGGTGCTTCCGGGTTTATCGGCAAAAGAGTTGCCCGGCTTTTTCTGTCAAAGGGATATTTTGTAACCGGTTTAGGTACATCTAAAGCCCATCTGTTTTCAAGAAAATCTCAAAGATTTGAACACAGGTTTGAATGGGTCAGTGCTGATACGACCATTGAAGGAAAATGGCAGGATCATGTTGCAGGATCGGATATTATTATTAATTTGGCCGGTCGAAATATTTTTCGGTATTGGACAAAAAAATACAAACAAGCTATTTATGATTCCCGTATTTTAACAACCCGGAATATTGTTAATGCCATTGAACCTGGAAAAACACACACTCTTTTGACAACTTCTGCCGTGGGGATTTATGGGGATCGCAAAGAAGACGTATTAACGGAGAAAACAGAGCCTGGAAGGGGATTTCTTTCAGATGTGTGTAAAGATTGGGAAAAAGAAGGCTTAAAAGCCCGACAAAAAGGAGTCCGCGTTTCAGTCATGCGACTGGGTGTTGTACTTGGGAATGAAGGGGCTTTGTCTTTGATGACTCCTGCATTCAAGTTGTTCGCAGGCGGTCCGTTAGGAGATGGCAGGCAATGGTTTCCATGGATACATATCAAGGATCTTGAAAAAGCCGTTGAATTTATCGTTGAAAATTCAGATATTGAGGGAACATTTAATTTTACAGGGCCGACACCAGTTCGCCAGAAGCATTTTGCCAAAGCCCTGGGGCGTGTTTTGCACAGGCCTGCGGTTATACCTGCACCGGCTTTTATGGTGAGGGTGGTGATGGGTCAGCTTGGCAAGGCTTTTTTGCAAAGTCAAAGAGCGGTTCCCAAGCATCTGGCAGAGGTTGGATATCCTTTTTTATTTGCGGATGTGTATACAGCGCTTAACGATATTTTGGGAAAATGA
- a CDS encoding MlaC/ttg2D family ABC transporter substrate-binding protein — MKRFGLVVLVLFAVCVFIPVNNAVASSVQDQLKTTIDNVMQILSDPSLTGEESTAKRRASLRKVIHERFSFAKMSQLSLARHWNQRSDEEKKAFIELFGQLLEDTYVAKIEAYTSEKVIYVKEFVKKNKAQVSTKVVSDTVEIPIDYRMYQAKDGSWMVYDMVIEGVSLVGNYRSQFDQILRKNSYEKLVEELKEKMGS; from the coding sequence ATGAAACGATTTGGGCTGGTTGTTCTTGTTTTATTTGCTGTATGTGTCTTTATTCCGGTAAATAATGCAGTTGCATCTTCTGTTCAGGATCAGTTGAAAACCACCATTGATAATGTTATGCAAATATTGAGTGATCCGTCTCTTACTGGAGAAGAATCTACTGCAAAAAGAAGAGCATCCCTTCGAAAAGTTATCCATGAACGATTTTCTTTTGCTAAAATGTCACAATTGAGTCTTGCCAGACACTGGAATCAGAGAAGCGATGAGGAAAAAAAAGCCTTTATTGAACTGTTTGGGCAACTCCTTGAGGATACCTATGTTGCCAAAATAGAAGCCTATACCAGTGAAAAAGTGATCTATGTAAAAGAGTTTGTAAAAAAGAATAAAGCACAAGTGTCTACCAAAGTTGTTTCGGACACAGTTGAAATTCCCATTGATTATCGAATGTATCAAGCAAAGGATGGTTCCTGGATGGTCTATGACATGGTGATCGAAGGCGTAAGTCTGGTGGGAAATTATCGCTCCCAGTTTGATCAGATCCTGCGGAAAAATTCCTATGAGAAGCTGGTGGAAGAACTCAAAGAAAAAATGGGCAGTTGA
- a CDS encoding HIT family protein — protein sequence MTEQLNILVENKTVFAIRDRSPVSRGHMLVIPKRHCLDYFKMTRQELCDSHKLIEILKEKILKTDTTVNGFNIGVNCGKTAGQTIFHTHIHLIPRRTNDTPNPRGGVRGVIPDKMNY from the coding sequence ATGACAGAACAATTAAACATACTTGTTGAAAATAAAACGGTTTTTGCCATCAGGGACCGGTCACCCGTAAGCCGGGGCCATATGCTTGTCATTCCCAAACGACATTGTCTTGATTATTTTAAAATGACCAGGCAGGAACTTTGCGATTCCCATAAATTAATTGAAATACTGAAAGAAAAGATCCTTAAAACAGATACAACGGTTAACGGCTTTAATATTGGCGTCAATTGCGGTAAAACCGCAGGTCAGACAATATTTCACACCCATATACATCTTATTCCCAGAAGAACCAATGATACACCAAATCCCAGAGGAGGAGTCCGTGGTGTTATTCCTGACAAAATGAACTACTGA